In Seonamhaeicola sp. S2-3, the genomic window TAAAAACCAAATAACTGAGCTATGAGTATTGAAGTTTTAAGTATTGTTGTTTTATTTTCTAGTTTTTTTATTCTTTTAATGCTTAAGGTTCCTGTTGCTTATAGCATTGGAATTTCAACCACAATTAGTCTATTATTAAATATTGATAAACTACCAGGACTAACAACCATTGCACAACGTATGACTACTGGAATAGATAGTTTTGCCTTATTAGCTATTCCGTTTTTTGTGTTGGCTGGAGAAATAATGAAACAAGGTGGTATTGCCAACCGGCTTATAAATTTTGCTAAATCTTTAGTAGCTAGCCTCCCTGGTGGATTAGCCTATGTAAATGTTTTAGCATCTATGTTGTTTGGCGCCATTTCAGGATCTGCTATTGCCGCAGCTTCTGCAATTGGTAGTATAATGACCGATAGAATGGAAGAAGAAGGTTACCCAAGAGAATTTAGTGCTTCGGTAAATATTACTTCTTCTACTACGGGATTATTAATTCCTCCTAGCAATATTTTAATTGTATATGCTCTTGCTAGTGGTGGTGCAGCCTCTGTTGCTGCTTTATTTATAGCGGGTTATTTACCTGGAGTTTTATTAGGTTTAGCATTAATTGGCTATATAGTTTTTGTTGCTGTAAGAAGAAAATTTGCCAAAGGACAAAGAGCTACACTAAAAGAGGTTTGGCAACATTTTAGAAAAGCATTTTTTAGCTTATTAATGCTTGTAATTGTTGTAGGCGGTATTGTTGCCGGAGTTTTTACAGCTACTGAAGCCTCTGTAATTGCAGTTTTATATGCTGCTATACTTGCTTTAATCTATAAAAGCGTTACTCTTAAAAGTTTTCCTGATATTTTACTAAATAGTGCTAAAACCACTGCTGTTGTAATGTTTTTAATTTGTACTTCAATGGCTATGAGTTGGCTATTTTCATTTGAAAGTATTCCTGCTCTTATTAGTAACTTTTTATTAGAACAGTTTAGTAACAAATTTGCTATCTTTTTTGTAATTAATATTACTTTATTAATAATAGGAACCTTTATGGATATGACACCAGCGGTATTAATATTTACACCAATATTTTTACCTGTAGTTATGGCTTTAGGAATGGATCCTGTTCACTTCGGAATTGTACTTGTATTAAATTTATGTATTGGTTTGTGTACACCACCTGTGGGTACTATTCTCTTTGTAGGAAGTGGTATAGCAAATGTAACCGTTTCTCAGGTCGTCAAGCCCTTGCTGCCATTTTTATTAATAATGGTACTTGTTTTGTTGCTAATAACTTATATTCCTGAAATTTCTATGTGGTTACCTAGACTTTTCGATTTATAAAAACCATAATATGGTAAAAAAACAAAAAAGAGGCTTTCATTAATGAAAGCCTCTTTTTGTGGAGCATATCGGAGTCGAACCGATGACCTTTTGGCTGCCAGCCAAACGCTCTAGCCAACTGAGCTAATGCCCCTTTTTTAAAAGATTATACAAATTTATATAAATTAATATTGTTTTTATAAACCTTTTTACTTTAATCCACTTAATACTAAAACGGGTATGCTACTATAAAAGTCTTTTTTAAGAATAGTGTTTTTTTCCCATTTCTTAGCAAAGAAACCTCTTTTACGTCTTACAACACACAACATATCTGGGTTATGAGATTGAAAATGCTCTAAAACTCCTTGAAAAGTAGTGGCATTTTCGGTAATTGTAATATTAGATACTAATGATTTTAAATCATCTTTCACATCAAAATCATGTTCTTTATGGTATGGCGTTTTAACTAATAATAAATTCACAGCAGCTTTAAATTTATCCTGTACATCTTTAAGCGGATTTAAGACTCCTTCCTTTTTTATAATAGCCGATTTTAGAGCCATTAAAATATTAGTGGCTGGTTTAAATGTATATCCTTCTGGTACTATAAGTGCTGGTATTTGTGTTTGCTTAATAATTTTA contains:
- a CDS encoding universal stress protein, coding for MKNILVPVGSSKNAVSHLQYAVDFAEAFNAKLFIVQVYNVYTKAGTMMNVDKIIQRESLEFLNGLVSKIDKKGVDITVRSLKGNLVDTLELASKAANIDLILVEPRTTSVKDTVYLGKTSGKIIKQTQIPALIVPEGYTFKPATNILMALKSAIIKKEGVLNPLKDVQDKFKAAVNLLLVKTPYHKEHDFDVKDDLKSLVSNITITENATTFQGVLEHFQSHNPDMLCVVRRKRGFFAKKWEKNTILKKDFYSSIPVLVLSGLK
- a CDS encoding TRAP transporter large permease — protein: MSIEVLSIVVLFSSFFILLMLKVPVAYSIGISTTISLLLNIDKLPGLTTIAQRMTTGIDSFALLAIPFFVLAGEIMKQGGIANRLINFAKSLVASLPGGLAYVNVLASMLFGAISGSAIAAASAIGSIMTDRMEEEGYPREFSASVNITSSTTGLLIPPSNILIVYALASGGAASVAALFIAGYLPGVLLGLALIGYIVFVAVRRKFAKGQRATLKEVWQHFRKAFFSLLMLVIVVGGIVAGVFTATEASVIAVLYAAILALIYKSVTLKSFPDILLNSAKTTAVVMFLICTSMAMSWLFSFESIPALISNFLLEQFSNKFAIFFVINITLLIIGTFMDMTPAVLIFTPIFLPVVMALGMDPVHFGIVLVLNLCIGLCTPPVGTILFVGSGIANVTVSQVVKPLLPFLLIMVLVLLLITYIPEISMWLPRLFDL